The Drosophila bipectinata strain 14024-0381.07 chromosome 2L, DbipHiC1v2, whole genome shotgun sequence genome has a segment encoding these proteins:
- the LOC108133308 gene encoding uncharacterized protein — translation MDMDTKSNDDSAGSDSLDKSMQINCVMVETTSSAIVEAGVSYSSSEELDTCSRDSAAEEEKVGKALSSGKQADQKTEPGPDDSPNRETAPCNSSTTSTSCTAFETKVKLISQNLKETTLAETSASASSSSSLPEPQSHNNPFSSTEDSASRGKKVRFHPDAKENDGGNWVKKKRRSAQTKRASSPSGMKFHGFLDQQAEEYDEDEVEEEEEPDEMFDFAKTIADAKDYLKDHPLTFVNRFEQKGELTWGQDVGNVEFWSNSGLSVDQIKSVLDELEMFRNGGSFMEDAHDEDFYKRIKPENGIERVLGKETKAGKVQFLLRYENQGGLFWESEDFIKRMCPTLLKAYEKNRERRQQLLMHHVAKRQSLRQRYTDF, via the exons ATGGATATGGATACCAAGTCCAACGACGACTCAGCAGGAAGCGATTCGCTGGACAAATCTATGCAAATCAATTGTGTAATGGTGGAAACCACTAGTTCCGCCATTGTGGAGGCAGGTGTCTCCTACAGCTCCTCCGAGGAGCTGGACACCTGCAGTAGGGACTCGGCTGCGGAGGAGGAAAAAGTGGGAAAGGCACTCAGTTCTGGGAAGCAGGCGGATCAAAAGACTGAACCTGGGCCAGATGATAGTCCGAACAGAGAAACTGCGCCCTGCAACTCGTCCACAACTTCCACATCCTGCACTGCCTTCGAGACGAAAGTCAAGCTTATCTCACAGAACCTCAAGGAAACCACTCTTGCTGAGACCTCGGCGTCTgcctccagcagcagcagcctgcCCGAGCCACAAAGCCACAACAACCCCTTCTCCTCTACAGAAGACTCAGCGTCGCGCGGAAAAAAGGTGCGATTCCATCCGGATGCCAAGGAGAACGATGGTGGAAACTGGGTAAAGAAAAAGAGACGCTCAGCGCAAACGAAGCGAGCATCCTCGCCCAGCGGCATGAAGTTTCACGGTTTTTTGGACCAACAGGCAGAGGAATACGACGAAGACGAAGTAGAGGAGGAAGAAGAGCCGGATGAGATGTTTGACTTTGCTAAAACAATTGCCGATGCGAAAGACTACCTCAAAGATCATCCGCTGACGTTTGTGAATCGCTTTGAGCAGAAAGGGGAACTGACTTGGGGTCAGGACGTTGGTAACGTCGAATTTTGGTCAAATAGTGGTCTGTCCGTTGATCAGATCAAGTCTGTTTTAGACGAATTAGAGATGTTTAGGAACGGAGGAAGCTTTATGGAGGATGCGCACGATGAAGATTTTTACAAGCGTATCAAGCCGGAGAACGGAATCGAGCGTGTGCTGGGGAAGGAGACCAAGGCGGGAAAG GTACAATTTCTTTTGCGCTACGAGAACCAAGGTGGCCTTTTCTGGGAGTCTGAAGATTTCATTAAACGCATGTGTCCCACACTTCTCAAGGCCTACGAAAAAAATCGCGAGCGAAGACAGCAGCTTTTG ATGCATCACGTTGCCAAGCGGCAGAGTTTGAGACAGCGGTACACGGATTTCTAG